A region from the Leptospirillum ferriphilum ML-04 genome encodes:
- the pgeF gene encoding peptidoglycan editing factor PgeF — protein MFLHHPLFSSRGIEHGFGTRNPSSAGQDACFFRQVHGTSVLETFPGGATKDRPEADGGWTSCPGTAVAVWTADCVPVLISDEQGEFVAAVHAGWRGTVRGILPEAIRTLRSASGQDSSRFFSVIGPSIKSCCYTVGEDVWSEVSHVWPSWKPRRESSNLDLAGLLRHQLFEEGFGNEQIGEISLCTRCHPDLFFSHRGMGEKRAGRSMLNFIRRKG, from the coding sequence GTGTTTTTGCACCATCCCCTTTTTTCTTCTCGCGGGATCGAGCATGGGTTTGGAACCCGGAACCCTTCGTCTGCCGGACAGGATGCCTGTTTTTTTCGTCAGGTGCATGGGACGAGTGTTCTTGAAACGTTTCCGGGAGGTGCCACAAAAGACAGACCCGAAGCGGACGGAGGATGGACGTCTTGTCCGGGCACGGCGGTGGCTGTCTGGACGGCCGATTGTGTTCCGGTTCTGATTTCCGACGAACAGGGGGAATTTGTGGCGGCGGTGCACGCCGGCTGGAGAGGGACAGTGCGGGGGATTCTTCCGGAAGCCATCCGGACGCTCCGGAGTGCCTCTGGTCAGGACAGCTCCCGGTTTTTCTCCGTCATCGGTCCGTCCATCAAATCCTGCTGCTACACGGTCGGAGAGGATGTCTGGTCCGAGGTCAGCCATGTCTGGCCTTCCTGGAAGCCGCGCAGGGAATCCTCCAATCTGGATCTCGCCGGCCTTCTTCGCCACCAGCTGTTTGAGGAAGGGTTTGGAAACGAACAGATAGGGGAAATTTCACTGTGTACGAGGTGTCATCCGGATCTGTTTTTTTCCCATCGCGGAATGGGTGAGAAACGCGCGGGCCGGAGCATGCTGAACTTCATCCGGAGAAAAGGCTAG